The DNA sequence ACGCTATCTTTAATAATGAAACTAATCCGACTAAAGCAGGAAACGCTGTAAAATGTATGCGCGACCCTAATGTTTCACAGATTGGAAATTTTGCAACCCAATATTTTGTATCTCAAAAGGAAGATTATAGAGTCGGATTAGATAATCCAAACTCGTACGTTCTTGTTAATGAAAGAAATGTAGATATACCAGTAAGTAAAGCATTTTCGGTGTATAATCAATATCTTTCTGATCACGAAATGTTAGCTGCTAATAATTTAAAAGCGAAGGTACTTTGGACTTCTAATAAAAATTTAATTACTGGAGTTACACTTCAGACTATTTCCGCCGATATTAGAAAATCAGTGATTGCTGTTAGTACAATGGCTGGCGAAACAGGAAACGCAGTTGTTTCTCTTCATAATGGCGATATAAATGGTCCCGCACTTTGGAGTTGGCATATTTGGGCTACAAACGATGATCCCACCGCAAAAGCGATTACTTATCTTACAGAAGCTGCAACGCCAACTTCTTATAATTTTGTGAATCCAACAGCAACTAAATTACCTCCAATGATTACTGTTTTTATGGACAGGAATTTAGGAGCAGAAAGTAATTCTTTGGAGTCAGGAAAAGCAAACGGTCTTCATTATCAATGGGGTAGGAAAGATCCGTTACCTATATTTCAGGAAGGAAGTTCAAAAGTAATTTATACTTCTTCTGACACTTCGGGCGAAGATTATTTAAATTTACATACCGCATCTTATGAAAATTATGGATCTAAAAATTCCAGAAAACATAAAAAAGAAATAGGAAATATTCTCTATTCAGTACAAAACCCTTTAAGATTTTTATACCATTCCGGTACAGGAAAATTATATGATGGTGGAAATCATTATGGAAATGATTTGAGTAAAGTAAAAGACTGGGTTTCAGATGAAAGAGCTTCTGCTGATAACAGATGGGGGCATGGCGATAAAAAATCACCTTTCGATCCTTGTCCGGAAGGATGGAGGGTGCCTGATGTTACTTTAACGAATCTTTATATGGGATCCAAAGGTAATTCTCCATGGTACAACGGTTACCAAAACGATGCTTACGGAAAAGCAGGAGTTATTCAAGATCAATGGCATGATATTGCAAATTTCTATTCAGGAGTTGTTGGAAATAGTGGTTGGAAATTCGAAAACTCTGTTTTTCCAATCGGAAATTTCCCGAAAGATGGAATCCGTGGCGAACTTGGCGAAAATAAAATAACCTTTGAACGATCTGGTGTTTGGACAGCTTCTATGGCTGATTATAATACTGGCTATGCACTTGCGATGCAATTTCAAGGAAGTAAAATGCAAACAGGAACGGGCGTTTATCCACAAGCAGCAATGTCTGTTAGATGTGCAAAAGATGAAAAAAGATTATTAGGAGTACCTGCAAATCAAATTAATACAGGAACATTAAGTCCAGATGAGGTTGTAGTAGTTCCGGCAAAAGACAAGCAAGTAGATTTATATCCTAATCCATTTAAAGACGAATTCAATATTAAAAGTAAAGATGCGCAATTCGTAGAATTATATGATTTAAGCGGTAGATTACTATTGAAAACAAGAATAGAAAATGGTAATGTAAGGGCCGGAAATTTATCAAATGGAATGTACATTGTAAAAATTATAATGAAGGATCTGACTTTCGTAACCAAAAAAGTAATTAAACAATAGTTGTTATTTTTTTTAAAGTCAAAGCATCACCGTTTGGTGGTGCTTTTTTTGTTATTTTTGTTCAAAATCTATAAACCTCATTATGAACCTCGAAGATATTCTAATTCCACCAAGAGCAATTGAAACCGAAAAATGGCAACTCGGAAATACTATTTTTAATGAAATAAAGGAAAATTCAATCGTATTGATTTTTTGTTCTGATTATCGTGGAATAGAAGATGGCAGCGCAGAAATTCTCGATTTCAAAAAAGTGAGAAATGAACTTTATCGGTTGTCGAAATTAGATTTTGAAGTTCCAGTTTGTGATTTAGGAGATTTAATTTCCGGGAAATCTCATCAGGATACGCATTATGTTTTGCAGGAGGTTTTATCGATGTGTCATAATAAGAATGCGATTCCTGTAGTTATTGGTGGAAGTAATGATCTGGCTCTTTCGCTTTTTTCAGCCTTAAATTTTCATCAAAAGAATATTAACTATACTCAGATTTCTAACCTTATTTCATTGGTAAATGATGGCGAGGAATTAACAGAGAAAAATTTCCTGTCTAAAATTTTAAGTTCAAAAACCTTTAGCATAAAAAATTATCATCATCTCGGTTATCAGAAACATTTGAATGAAATGGATTCTGTGAAATTGATGAAAGAAGTTGAATTCGATGTCGTTCGTTTGGCTGAATTAATGAACAGTACACAAACAACAGAGCCGTTTTTCCGTCGGGCAGATTTGGTGACTTTAAATTGTGACGCTGTTGAAAGTATGGGCGATGGTTTTTCTGTAAATCCACAAGTTAATGGTTTGAATAAAAGAGAAATCTGTGCTTATATGAAAGAAATCGGACTAAGTCAGAAATTAAAATCGGTTGGAGTTTTTAATTATAATGTCAATTCACGACACTTTCTGAATCATCAGCTTTTAGCACAAATGATTTGGCATTTGATCGAAGGAATTAATATTCAGAAATCGCATCCCGTTGAAAGATCTTACGAAACCTATTGGTTGATGATTGATGACGAGAAATATGCATTCCAGCGCGAGACCTTTAGTGATCTTTGGTATTTTGGCGATGATGAGAAAGAAGAGAGTTTAATTCCGTGTTCGCTATCAGATTATGAAGCAGCAAAAAGAGGAATTATGAATCCTCGTCTTCTTAGAAATTAAAACGATTCTCAGGCGGTTTCGTGGATAGATAAAAATTCTTACTTTTGACGCTTAAACACAATGATGAAAACCGCTCTGTCAAAGAT is a window from the Kaistella flava (ex Peng et al. 2021) genome containing:
- a CDS encoding formimidoylglutamase, giving the protein MNLEDILIPPRAIETEKWQLGNTIFNEIKENSIVLIFCSDYRGIEDGSAEILDFKKVRNELYRLSKLDFEVPVCDLGDLISGKSHQDTHYVLQEVLSMCHNKNAIPVVIGGSNDLALSLFSALNFHQKNINYTQISNLISLVNDGEELTEKNFLSKILSSKTFSIKNYHHLGYQKHLNEMDSVKLMKEVEFDVVRLAELMNSTQTTEPFFRRADLVTLNCDAVESMGDGFSVNPQVNGLNKREICAYMKEIGLSQKLKSVGVFNYNVNSRHFLNHQLLAQMIWHLIEGINIQKSHPVERSYETYWLMIDDEKYAFQRETFSDLWYFGDDEKEESLIPCSLSDYEAAKRGIMNPRLLRN
- a CDS encoding T9SS type A sorting domain-containing protein yields the protein MIKYQLLAYCFFANFLYSQTSIGAKAPNSYIYDLELANTSNYGGIEIPVLKAYEMWANYEYLKTNGSPTPIPAGVQTASLYWEDVTGLVEDVKIVSGSTPSGSKIKVEINKGRGKGNAVVAFKVNGKIYWSWHIWVTDNPENGVAYTQGFETDINGNLITVQYMDRNLGATSSSFLDNQWQKSGGLMYEWGRKDPFPPLVYKDSNFYEISGEVGVLKHKQIDPVNTIPVKVRPFNEIEKNIQYSVNNPITYIVNTDNEGSWFSNSRYKVAGVSPNYVTWDLWSDNAKGGNSNASSSDNNLKKESSSYELKSELDPCPNGWRIPSYYGRETMNNNLSIFGRKNSGVNDDVDVNSRQIFPNAINPRLDGIKVYPGLGMDFTNAQGGARNIDLMTISGGYVYYPNAVSPNAPVGVMFQDNAANGGIWSATFAFDGARVFSMISDPARTDTNVGLHAIFNNETNPTKAGNAVKCMRDPNVSQIGNFATQYFVSQKEDYRVGLDNPNSYVLVNERNVDIPVSKAFSVYNQYLSDHEMLAANNLKAKVLWTSNKNLITGVTLQTISADIRKSVIAVSTMAGETGNAVVSLHNGDINGPALWSWHIWATNDDPTAKAITYLTEAATPTSYNFVNPTATKLPPMITVFMDRNLGAESNSLESGKANGLHYQWGRKDPLPIFQEGSSKVIYTSSDTSGEDYLNLHTASYENYGSKNSRKHKKEIGNILYSVQNPLRFLYHSGTGKLYDGGNHYGNDLSKVKDWVSDERASADNRWGHGDKKSPFDPCPEGWRVPDVTLTNLYMGSKGNSPWYNGYQNDAYGKAGVIQDQWHDIANFYSGVVGNSGWKFENSVFPIGNFPKDGIRGELGENKITFERSGVWTASMADYNTGYALAMQFQGSKMQTGTGVYPQAAMSVRCAKDEKRLLGVPANQINTGTLSPDEVVVVPAKDKQVDLYPNPFKDEFNIKSKDAQFVELYDLSGRLLLKTRIENGNVRAGNLSNGMYIVKIIMKDLTFVTKKVIKQ